Below is a genomic region from Campylobacter concisus ATCC 51562.
TCTTTTAAAATTTCATTTTCATCTTGAGGCTTGAAAGTGCTTAGATCCATTAATATCCACCCCTTAGCTGTACGCTGATATCGCCCGCTCCAAAGCCAACTACGATGCCGTCACTTAGGCGGTTTTTCACGCCAAATTCATCTGTAAATTCTATGCCCTCTTCAACCCTCTCGACCTTATCGGTAAAGATCGGGTTATATTCGCTAAATTCGCTCTTCATATCAACTTCGATCGGATTTTCTCCAGCTGCATAAACTGGCAAGATGACAAGCTCATCAACACCCTTAAAGCACTCTTTAAAGCCAGGTAAATTTGTGCTAAGTCTTGTGTAGCGGTGTGGCTGAAATATCGCTGTGACGCTGTTTATGCCTAAAATTTTGGCGTATTCAAAGACTGATTTTAGCGTCGCTTTTATCTCGGTTGGATGGTGCGCGTAGTCGTCGATTAGGACGAAATTTTTGTTTGCGCTAAGGATATCAAAACGCTTTTTGATGCCTTTAAAATTTAGTAAATTTTCTCTGATGTCTTTTAGCGGCGTCTCGTGCATCGCAGCAAGGATGGCTAAAGATGCGTCTATGGCGATGTGCTCGCCCATGCCAAAGGCTTCAAATTTGCCTAAATTTTTAAGATTAAAGCTGGTGTATGGCTGATAGTCTCTTACAACCATTGTAAGCTCCGTGATGTCGGTGCTTGGGTAAAGCCTGATCGCATCAAGCTTAAGCGTGCTTAAAAACTCATCCTCAGCATTTATCACCCTAACTTTCGCACGCTCCAAAAAACCCTTGTAGGCTGCGTAAAATTTAGCTAGATCGTAGTCATAGTGCTCCATATGTTCTGGTTCCGCGTTTGTGACGATAGCTAGATATGGGTTTGAGTTTAGAAAGCTAGAATCGCTCTCGTCCGCTTCAAATACGACGTTATCGCTTTTAGCGTAGCGCATATTTGAGCCAAACTGCTTTGAGATGGCGCCGATAATGACTGA
It encodes:
- the murC gene encoding UDP-N-acetylmuramate--L-alanine ligase, with protein sequence MKKVHFIGIGGIGISAIARFLHEKGHKISGSDIKESKTTLELQNEGIEVITPHCKEAIKDQDFVVYSAAIKEDNIELVEARNKGIKCFSRKEILPYVLEDKCVFAVAGAHGKSTTSAMLASLIEGSVIIGAISKQFGSNMRYAKSDNVVFEADESDSSFLNSNPYLAIVTNAEPEHMEHYDYDLAKFYAAYKGFLERAKVRVINAEDEFLSTLKLDAIRLYPSTDITELTMVVRDYQPYTSFNLKNLGKFEAFGMGEHIAIDASLAILAAMHETPLKDIRENLLNFKGIKKRFDILSANKNFVLIDDYAHHPTEIKATLKSVFEYAKILGINSVTAIFQPHRYTRLSTNLPGFKECFKGVDELVILPVYAAGENPIEVDMKSEFSEYNPIFTDKVERVEEGIEFTDEFGVKNRLSDGIVVGFGAGDISVQLRGGY